Genomic window (Bacillus pumilus):
CCCAGATCGTTTGTGCCGTCTTCTTGATACTTTCCCAAGCGCCTTCCCAATCACCTTGTAAAAGTTTTAAGATTGTTTGAATGATGCCTAGTACAAGGGTTATGGCCGTTCCGACAATGAGCTTAATTGTTTCCCATACCACACGAGTTACTGTCTGGATAACAAACCAAGCGCCTTGAATGATAGGCAAAATAACTGCCATTGCAATTTGAATAATGCTTACGATTGTGTTAAAAACTGTGGACACAATGGCCATGATCTGTTGTCCATTTTCATTCCAAAATTCCATGATTTGAGTCAAGATACCACTGATAAACGTGTAAATTTCCGTGAATACTGTCATAATAATGCCCCAGATAAACGAAAGAACGGTCGATACAACTTGTTGAATCGCTGTCCAGATTTCTAAAACCTTCTCACGAAAGGCTTCATTCTGTTGAAATAGCGTGACAAACACAGTGATGAGAATGCCGATAACAGCAATGATTGCAGCTACAACCCCAACCACTGCCAAAATAGGAGATAACAAAGCGCCAATGGAAATGCCCGCTGTGGCTGCGGCAGCTGTAAGGGCAACAAATATCGGATATAGAGCAAGGACAGCGCCTGCCAAAATACCTAATACTGTCGTAACAGCTACGATCGTTGCAGCAACACCGGGATTATTAGACGCCCAGTCCGCAAAAGCCTTGACGACTTGAGCAATAATGGATAACACTGGTTGTAAGGCAACAAGGAGATCGGCGAAAGCCTGTTGCAATTCGATCATAGGATCACTGTCCCATTCCGACATCGCTTCTTTCAGATCATTGGTTCCTTCTTTAAGATCCACCTGCTTTTTTTCTGCATTTAAAATCGTGTCAATGATTTTGGTGCCTTGGTCTTCCCACATAGTTCCAAACATTTTGACGCCAAGTTGATTTCGTGCAGCAGCATCATCCACTTTCGAAAGCGCTTTTGTAGCTTCTAGCATTGCTACTTGACCTTTTTCGCCTCCCTTTGCAATAGCTACGCCCCATTCTTCGAACTTATCAATGCTTAGTCCAGCAGCGTCAATTATTTGCCTTGTCGCTTTGTCTGTACCTGCACCGAATTCAGCCATCTTGATCCGGCCTTCTTTTAGCCCGTCTAAAAGGTTGTCGATGTTCCATGTTTTCGTATCAACACCAGCTGCCATAATTGCTTGTATTTCTTGCGCTGTATATCCTGCTTGTGCCATCTGATCGCCGTACTCTGAAATGATATCCAGCTGTTCAGGAGGAAAACCCGTTTTAAGCAACGTGTTCATGAGTCCTAGCGCTTCCTCATTGGTGATACCTAGCGTTGCTCCAACCTCATTGGCTTCCTGAATCAATTCATTAAAATCAATTCCTCCAAATGTAGACGCCATCGTCGCGGCCATTTTCACAACAGATGCATTTGTCTCGTCCGATGCGTTCTTGTTAAGCGCCCACTGTCTTCTCACGCCTTCGAGTGCCGCTTCTGCATCTACGCCGTAAGCCTCTACAGTTTTAATGGCTTCAAATACTGACTGTTTAGATGACTCTGGGACTTCGAAAGAAATGTCAATCTTCGTTTCCAGATTAGATGTGTCTAGCGCTTTATCAACAGCACCTGAAATACCGCCTCCAGCAAGCAACGCGCCTGCAACGTTTTCGATGCCGTAATCAAGTTCATCAAGTGCATTTCTTGTATCATCTGCTTGAGATTCAAGACGCTGAAGCTCCTGACGTACCTGCTGGATTGAGCTTCCACTATCCATGCTTCTTAAAGTAGAACGTAAACGTTCAAGATCAACATTGGAGCCTAATGCCTGCCTGCCAATACGTTGCAATGCATGTTCCATGTCACGACTAGTGGCCGTTCCATTATTAATCGCATTGACGAGTCTTTGGCCGATAGCGTTAGCGTAATCTTCTACAGATGATTCAGTCGCATCAAAAAGACGAGTTAAATCCCTTTGTCCTTCTGCGGCTCTTTGCTGTTCCCTATCCATGTCTTGAAGTGCAGTTTCAAAGCGCTGCATGGTGCGGGCAGTGTCCGCCAACTCCCTTTGAAAGGCCCTATACTGTTCTTCTTTTATGTCGCCTCTTTCAAATTGTTGTTGCACCTGCGCTTCTGCGGCTTTCAATTGATCGAGTTTCTTTCTTGTGTTCTCAACGGAGTCGCTTAAAAGCTTCTGTTTTTGTGCAAGTAGTGCCGTATTGTTCGGATCGAATTTAAGTAACTTTTCCACGTCTTTCAGTTCTGTTTGTAGGGACCTGCTTTGCTTATTAACATCTTTCAACGCCTTGTCTAGTCCTGTTGTTTCTGCGCCTAATTCAATCGTGATCCCTTTGATACGGCTTTTTCCTGCCATGCTTCTTCTCACCTCATTTCATTTAGAATTTGTCGAAGTCGTCTTGATTTGCTTTTCTAACTTTAGCTTTCTTTTTCTTCTTCGGATTTGTCATTTCTACATACTCATCAACGTAATCAAGACACATCCCTATTGTCATATCCTCAAGATCCGCCCTTGTAAGCTTGCATTTATAACAAAGAGCAAGAAACTGTTCTGTAGAAAGCTGAGATTCAGACGTTCCTTGCTCTTCGTTATTTACTTTTTTTTAGACTGTAAATTAGCTATCAATAATTCTTGCAGTTCGCCAAACACTTCGATAATTGGAAACTGATCGAATGTCTCAAGCCATTTTTCAGGTTCAGGGATGGTCTGATCAGCCGTCTTAGCGAAAGTCCATGTGATGTTGTATAAGACCTCGAAATCAATTTTTTCCATCGCGGATGAATCGATATTTTCAAAGTCTTGGATATTCTTCAAAACGCTTAGCTTTAATATTTCTGATAGAAAATCTTTGCCAAACTGTAACTTGTATTTTAAAGGTGTCGCTCCATTTGTTTTAAAACGGATTTCTTTTCCGTCAATGATCACTGTCTTTTCCATTACTCATTTCCTCCCGGCTCAGTAGAACTGACCTGCCCTTTTACATACACCTTTTCGAACCATGTATTGTATACCGCATCTGTGGTGCTTCCTGTTGTTTTCGTTTTGACAATCGGCCGTTGATTTATTTGTAACGGGCTGGCGATGTACGTTAACTCTGATGTACTTGGCTCGACTGAATCTGTTTTGGTAGCTGAGTTCACAGTAGGACGATTCGCCGTGCAGTTATAGAGAATGTGTCTTGTTGCTTTCACATCCCCATCAAATTCAAACAGCAGCGCAAACGGTTTTGGCTTTGCGTCGGAATACTCCGAGATTACCCCATCTACTTCGTCTTTTTCTTCGCCCAAACAATCGATCGCAAAGGATGTGGGAATGTCCGCAATGTTAAGTGTTCCCTCATATCCTTGGTTGTTAGGCGCGCTATAATACAGCATGTCATCTGCGTAAAATTCGACCATGTCGCCCCTTGGTTCATTAGACATTTCTACTGCGCCCGGAATAGGTTTCGGTTTACCAAAAGTGATCGTCCCATCCTCATTAATAGCATATTGTGAATAATGAACGTTCTTAAGACCGAAAGATACTTTATTCTCTCCCATTTATATCAACTCCACTTCATACGTAATTTTAAAAACTTCCTGTGATTCCACATAAATCTCGTTCTTTTGAAAAGGGATATTCGCTTCATCCAGAAGCTTTTTTATAAGTGCTTCTGTTTCTAAGTCTTTTTTGCTTGTATACAGTTCAATATCAACAGGTCTGATCTCGTGGTACGTTTTATTATCTGCGCTGAAATTGTTCGTCTCCGTCTCTACATACGTGATGAAAGGCGGCGCAGGCGCTGGATTTGATTCAGATACTTTAAAATGAGAATAAGCCACAGGTAATCCCGTGGCTTTCAGCAATTTATAAAGTTTTTCAAGACTCATCCTCTTAAAATCCTTTCAACATCAGATGTGAATTTCTCAATCACTTCTGTTTCTACTGGTGCGATATGAACGCGCGGCGACGTTCGGCCGCCTCCGACATTTGCATGTCCTTTTTCAAGAAGGTGCGTTAACTGATATTGGGTTGCGTTGTGGATGACGAATGTTTTGTTTTGCTTCTTGACTCGCCATCCTTTTGCATATTCTCCAGTGTCCTTTGGGCTGGTTTGTTTCAGCTTATTTGCTCCTTCTTTTGCTACTGCTTTTTGAGCGTCTTCTATCTGTTCTTTGACCTCCGACGTATATGCCTGTAGCTGCTTGGCTATTTCATTTGCTAGATTGTTTATGCTAGTCACCCTGCACGCACCTCGCAGTATAATTCGATTTTTTCATCCGGCTTTTCATACGTTCGGTAAATGTGATACACCTTGTTTTTATAAGACACTTTCAGCTCTTCTTGGTAATCGAATTTATGCATTTCGAAAACATGAGCTGCCTTTTTCCCACTGATCCCAGCCTGAAAAAACTCATTCTGGGGAACCGATTTTCTTTCGCAGAACACTTGGCGCCGCTTTTCTACCTCGATTAATTGTCCTAGCTCGTCTTCTTCTGGTGAAGAAGTTGTGATCAGTTCAATGACTTCACTGAACATTGTAATCACCCGCCAATGCTAAATGATTTTTGAGCATTTCATAAGATTTCTGGTATTTTTCTGAATCAACTTGTGATAAGCCAAAATGGGCCTTGCAATAGGTGATCACTGCTCTTTTGATAAGAGGATCATCTTCACTGCCTGCTTTATCAGAAGATACGCCAGACTGCACCAAGTCCATTCTGGCTGCATCAATAAGATCTCTGATCTCATCATCTAACAGATCATGAGAGACTCGCAAAGCGCGTTTGACGGATTCAAACATCTTTTGTACCCTTTTTTATCTCTTTCTTTTTCTTATTGCTTTTTTGCGATTTCAGCTTTTGTTCTGGTTGTGCTGTTGTCATCTCTTCTTCCGGCTCTTCTGTTATGTCTGCTTCATGATGTGATGATTCCTCAATTCTTTTTTGAGAAATCAAAAAGGCGATTCTCTCCTTATCTTCACTCAGGAAAGTATCGCCTTTTTCGTAGCGTGTCTTTGTTGTTTTATCTCTAAATGGATTGATGACTGTAAACATCGCTTAAGCCTCCTTATTCTCTTTTTTATCAGATTTCGTCTGTTAGAATAGCAAATGCCGTTTCGTCAATGACACCGCCGTCAACAATCGCATATCCCACGTAATCCGTTTTACGATGTCTAGCGTGATCTTCTGTCACAATAGAAATATCTTGGTTGACGTTTGCTTTGTACCCTTCGGAAAGATTAGCGATCAAGATATCACCTTCGTCAATTGAAGCATCAGCTTTGACTGTTCGTCCGAAAATACGACCAACACCACCGCTTGTTACATCAGGAATGAATAATGGGCGCCCCATTTGGTCTAGTAGATTCGCTAGAACATTCCAGATTGTTTTGTTGTTCGCATAAATCGTCACACCATTTGCGTAAGTGGAACGAATTTTAGACATTGCAGACGTTAAGTTTTTATACCCCAAGTCTGTATACACTTCAATTTGAGGTGTATTTGTTTGTGCCGCAAGTGCCGTGCGGATGCCCTGTGGTTCTGGTTTAAATGTATCTGTAGCAGCTGGCTGACCTTTCCCTTTGAATACTGCGTATGAAAGTGCTTTTCCTAGGAGCGTTGCTAACTCGCGCTGAATATATGGTACGAGTTCCTCAATTGCCATCGATTTTAATTTCCACGAAACACTCACAGATCTTGAAAGCTCACAGCCCGTCAGATTCAATTCACCAAACTTCA
Coding sequences:
- a CDS encoding head-tail connector protein; translation: MFESVKRALRVSHDLLDDEIRDLIDAARMDLVQSGVSSDKAGSEDDPLIKRAVITYCKAHFGLSQVDSEKYQKSYEMLKNHLALAGDYNVQ
- a CDS encoding HK97 gp10 family phage protein; this encodes MTSINNLANEIAKQLQAYTSEVKEQIEDAQKAVAKEGANKLKQTSPKDTGEYAKGWRVKKQNKTFVIHNATQYQLTHLLEKGHANVGGGRTSPRVHIAPVETEVIEKFTSDVERILRG
- a CDS encoding major tail protein; protein product: MGENKVSFGLKNVHYSQYAINEDGTITFGKPKPIPGAVEMSNEPRGDMVEFYADDMLYYSAPNNQGYEGTLNIADIPTSFAIDCLGEEKDEVDGVISEYSDAKPKPFALLFEFDGDVKATRHILYNCTANRPTVNSATKTDSVEPSTSELTYIASPLQINQRPIVKTKTTGSTTDAVYNTWFEKVYVKGQVSSTEPGGNE
- a CDS encoding phage head closure protein → MFSEVIELITTSSPEEDELGQLIEVEKRRQVFCERKSVPQNEFFQAGISGKKAAHVFEMHKFDYQEELKVSYKNKVYHIYRTYEKPDEKIELYCEVRAG
- a CDS encoding phage major capsid protein; translated protein: MDRIKEIQAAIEAKEKEGKDFVKAKKFDEAEKAKAELEDLKNDLKAEIMFMKDDEAHSLNTQANLLSSARDINAGVKQGQKLASLGEQDPKNEKLSASKEYLNAWAKDLRGDKLNEKELEVFNRVNNEFQAAFTHTTENTGILIPDTVAAGIWKQIEEDHPLWDDVTSTRIKGNLSYKKGLGASSTEEWYDEETETEETEMKFGELNLTGCELSRSVSVSWKLKSMAIEELVPYIQRELATLLGKALSYAVFKGKGQPAATDTFKPEPQGIRTALAAQTNTPQIEVYTDLGYKNLTSAMSKIRSTYANGVTIYANNKTIWNVLANLLDQMGRPLFIPDVTSGGVGRIFGRTVKADASIDEGDILIANLSEGYKANVNQDISIVTEDHARHRKTDYVGYAIVDGGVIDETAFAILTDEI